The Pseudomonadota bacterium genome contains the following window.
AGATCTGTGACAACAGACCACACAAGCCAAGCGCCATCCAGCCGAAGAACACGAAGCCATAGTGCAACGGGGCTACGAACAGTTCTTCCATCCACCAGAAGGTGTGACCCCACTCGTTGAGGCCGACGTTCGGTAGAATCATGAAGGGCCCGACCACTACGACGAGGTAGGGCAAGGACACACCCTTCGCGAACATCGGTATCCTTGTGCGAGCATACATGAACGCGCCCCAACCCGTGATGATGTAGATCGGGTAGCTCATATAGAACTCGATGACGTGGCTGGGGGTGAAGTCCGTGTCACGGATCACCGTTTGATGCCAAGTCCCATCCTGCTCGGTGTAGAAGCTGGCGCCCCAGTAAATCGCGATTCCGTACGCCAACAACCACACCAAGTGATGGAAGTGGCGATGCATTTCGTCGCGTGGAGTTACCGCGTCCATATCCCGAGTACGGGTCTTCCACAGGAAGGCACCGATATAGGAGAAGAAAACAATCTCCAGGACCCATTCCGTGTACAAGAAATTCATCCAATACGTCTTGAACTCAGGCGCGAAAGCGTCCA
Protein-coding sequences here:
- a CDS encoding methane monooxygenase/ammonia monooxygenase subunit C — encoded protein: MAASSSVISKAVTAEKTGFLNHKNMWLMIGGFTFFNFFVRWYEEVYGWSAGLDAFAPEFKTYWMNFLYTEWVLEIVFFSYIGAFLWKTRTRDMDAVTPRDEMHRHFHHLVWLLAYGIAIYWGASFYTEQDGTWHQTVIRDTDFTPSHVIEFYMSYPIYIITGWGAFMYARTRIPMFAKGVSLPYLVVVVGPFMILPNVGLNEWGHTFWWMEELFVAPLHYGFVFFGWMALGLCGLLSQIFARLSELAGPALGHAPAPAHKGAYKD